A stretch of DNA from Fimbriiglobus ruber:
CATTGTCGTTGACCTGGCGAGCGGGGGACGTGAGTCCCCTGATTCTTTGGAAAGTGTCTATCAGGAGACAGTCTCAAAGAATCAGGGGACTCACGTCCCCCGCTCGCCGGTCGATTTGTCCGTATCACGTCTCGTAACAACTACTCCATTACCAAGCGGGACGGCCTCATGTCCGTGTCGTTCTCGACATTCGCTTCCTCCCTCACGTCCGAGACCGCGTTCGACGTCCTCGCGGTCGCCAAGCGTCTCAAGGCTGCCGGGAAGGACGTCATCGAACTCCAGATCGGCGACAGTCCGTTCCCCAGCGCGTCGAGCGCGATCGCGGCCGGGAAGGCGGCCATCGACGCCGGCCTGACCCGGTACGGGCCGTCGCTCGGGCTGCCGGAGTTTCGCGAGACGATCGCGGAGACCGTCCGCGCCGAGTTCGGCATCCCGGCGACCGCGGACCACGTCGTCGTCGCGCCGGGGGCGAAGCCGTTTCAGCAATTCTTCTGCGAAGTGTTTCTCGAACCGGACGACGAGGTGCTGGTGTTCGAACCGGCGTTCCCGACCTTCGCACCGAACATCACGCGGCGCGGTGCGAAGCCTGTGTACGTCCCCCTCCGGCAAGAGAACGCTTTTCGCCCTGATCCGACCGACGTGGCCCGATTCCTCCAGACGTCGTCGCACCCGAAAGCGATCTTTCTCAACTCGCCCCACAACCCGACAGGCGGGGTCGCCACGGCCGACGACCTGCGGGCGATCGCCGACCTGATCCGCGGGAAGAACGTCGCGCTCTTCAGCGACGAGCCGTACTGCCACATGGTCTGGGACGGGCGGCACCGGAGCATCCTGGCCGAGCCCGGCATGCTCGACCAGTGCGTCGGGGCGTACACGTTCAGTAAGTCGTACAGCATGAGCGGTTGGCGGTGTGGATTCGCGGTCGCCTCCCCGGCGGTCGCGCAGATGGTCGGGAAGATGATCAACACGTCGCTCTCGTGCGTCCCGCCGTTCGTCCAGCTCGCGGGTCAAGCGGCCCTCCGCCACGACGCGGCCGAGCGCGACGCGACCATGCAGAAGTTCCACACCAAGGTGAAGAA
This window harbors:
- a CDS encoding pyridoxal phosphate-dependent aminotransferase, which codes for MSVSFSTFASSLTSETAFDVLAVAKRLKAAGKDVIELQIGDSPFPSASSAIAAGKAAIDAGLTRYGPSLGLPEFRETIAETVRAEFGIPATADHVVVAPGAKPFQQFFCEVFLEPDDEVLVFEPAFPTFAPNITRRGAKPVYVPLRQENAFRPDPTDVARFLQTSSHPKAIFLNSPHNPTGGVATADDLRAIADLIRGKNVALFSDEPYCHMVWDGRHRSILAEPGMLDQCVGAYTFSKSYSMSGWRCGFAVASPAVAQMVGKMINTSLSCVPPFVQLAGQAALRHDAAERDATMQKFHTKVKKLVDELRTVEGVTVLMPAGTFYAFPNVRPICDRFGITSHGLAMYLLEGADDARGVACLGGESFGAAGYGFIRFSCSEPDDRLVAAVDFLKQAITRTDRVAAYLEAHPKYRVR